Proteins found in one Serinicoccus marinus DSM 15273 genomic segment:
- a CDS encoding DUF1353 domain-containing protein has product MGEFFDVATGGPLRLELRSVDGRDFTLLRSIGYTTQEYADAFVVPDGFVTDFASVPHLFTWLVPKSGDFLPAAVLHDALVRPGSHQGPQVERHEADRVFRAAMVALGTGRVRAWLMWAAVTIGTLWASRDLAKRVQLIGLVGLVALLGTAATLDFLDVVEVVPWMGERPWAAELAMGALFAVLVPTVLAVSWGRYWLAGVIVGVALALLLHVTAALLGIYGLYLVLERLVSGPADGDGVRVRDRQEADAETSLGDR; this is encoded by the coding sequence ATGGGTGAGTTCTTCGACGTGGCGACCGGCGGCCCGCTCCGGCTCGAGCTGCGCAGCGTGGACGGGCGCGACTTCACCCTGCTGCGGTCGATCGGCTACACCACGCAGGAGTATGCCGACGCCTTCGTCGTCCCCGACGGCTTCGTCACCGACTTCGCCTCGGTCCCGCACCTGTTCACCTGGTTGGTGCCCAAGAGCGGTGACTTCCTGCCGGCGGCGGTGCTGCACGACGCGCTCGTACGCCCCGGGAGCCACCAGGGCCCGCAGGTCGAGCGGCACGAGGCGGACCGGGTCTTCCGTGCCGCGATGGTCGCGCTGGGGACCGGGCGGGTGCGGGCCTGGCTGATGTGGGCGGCGGTGACCATCGGCACCCTGTGGGCCAGCCGCGACCTGGCCAAGCGGGTCCAGCTGATCGGCCTGGTCGGCCTCGTGGCGCTGCTCGGCACCGCGGCGACGCTCGACTTCCTCGACGTCGTCGAGGTGGTGCCCTGGATGGGGGAGCGTCCCTGGGCGGCGGAGCTGGCGATGGGTGCGCTCTTCGCCGTCCTCGTCCCCACCGTGCTGGCCGTGTCCTGGGGGCGCTACTGGCTGGCCGGCGTCATCGTCGGCGTCGCGCTCGCGCTGCTGCTGCACGTCACCGCGGCGCTGCTCGGCATCTACGGGCTCTACCTCGTGCTGGAGCGGCTGGTGAGCGGCCCCGCGGACGGCGACGGGGTGCGCGTGCGGGACCGGCAGGAGGCCGACGCGGAGACCTCCCTGGGAGATCGCTGA
- a CDS encoding tetratricopeptide repeat protein, whose protein sequence is MTEQPFSTAALRGAVDLSQLSPRPGAPSGGAASQAASDGSGGGVPGRSGALVQVTDETFESVVNASLKTPVVLVLWSPQLPESLTHLRELAERARTSGGRFQVAGVDVAGSPGILQALTPVLQQVFGQVSSLPVVMGLLSGQPMPFYLGVQPMEQVDQLLEKFLEAAVTNAVTGRVEVGDDEGVPGEQPDEGEQTPELPPLHQEAYDAIDRGDWAGAIAAYEKALEQDPADELARLGLGQVRLLERTSTMDLTAVRQAAAERPDDVQAQIDAADVDLVGGHVEDGFGRLVEAVRRSSGEDRDRARNHLLGLFDVIGSQDERVGKARRALMSALY, encoded by the coding sequence ATGACCGAGCAGCCCTTCTCCACCGCCGCCCTGCGCGGAGCCGTCGACCTGTCCCAGCTCTCCCCGCGCCCGGGCGCACCTTCGGGCGGCGCGGCCTCGCAGGCCGCCTCCGACGGCAGCGGGGGCGGTGTGCCGGGCCGCAGCGGCGCGCTGGTCCAGGTGACCGACGAGACCTTCGAGTCCGTCGTCAACGCCAGCCTCAAGACGCCCGTGGTGCTGGTCCTGTGGAGCCCGCAGCTGCCCGAGTCGCTGACGCACCTGCGGGAGCTGGCCGAGCGCGCCCGCACGTCCGGGGGCCGCTTCCAGGTCGCCGGTGTCGACGTCGCCGGGAGCCCCGGCATCCTGCAGGCGCTGACCCCCGTGCTGCAGCAGGTCTTCGGGCAGGTCTCCTCCCTGCCGGTCGTCATGGGCCTGCTCAGCGGCCAGCCGATGCCGTTCTACCTCGGCGTGCAGCCGATGGAGCAGGTCGACCAGCTCCTCGAGAAGTTCCTCGAGGCCGCGGTGACCAACGCCGTCACGGGCCGGGTCGAGGTCGGCGACGACGAGGGTGTGCCGGGGGAGCAGCCGGACGAGGGCGAGCAGACCCCCGAGCTGCCGCCGCTGCACCAGGAGGCCTACGACGCCATCGACCGCGGCGACTGGGCCGGCGCGATCGCGGCCTACGAGAAGGCTCTCGAGCAGGACCCGGCCGACGAGCTGGCCCGTCTCGGGCTGGGGCAGGTGCGCCTGCTCGAGCGCACCTCCACCATGGACCTCACCGCGGTCCGACAGGCCGCGGCGGAGCGACCCGACGACGTCCAGGCGCAGATCGACGCCGCCGACGTGGACCTCGTCGGCGGGCACGTCGAGGACGGCTTCGGCCGCCTCGTCGAGGCAGTGCGCCGCAGCAGCGGCGAGGACCGCGACCGCGCCCGCAACCACCTGCTCGGGCTCTTCGACGTCATCGGCAGCCAGGACGAGCGGGTCGGCAAGGCCCGCCGGGCGCTGATGAGCGCGCTCTACTGA
- the pgm gene encoding phosphoglucomutase (alpha-D-glucose-1,6-bisphosphate-dependent): protein MARHDRAGTRATAQDLIDVEALLRAYTEIVPDPDDIDQQVAFGTSGHRGSALDGTFNEQHILATTQAICDYRAEQGTEGPLFLGKDTHALSVPAWHSALEVLVANGVDVWTEGSEDEFTPTPAVSRAIIAHNLEAGSEGEAPRPEADGIVVTPSHNPPRDGGFKYNPPHGGPADTDATGWIADRANDLLRGGLAELRRVPAEEALAAVQVYDFMGEYVRALPRVVDVEAIREAGVRIGADPLGGAAVAYWQAIADAHGLDLTVVNPDVDPTWSFMTLDWDGTIRMDCSSPDAMASLIDIMSGEGGGSYDVATGNDADADRHGVVTPDGGLLNPNHYLAVAIDYLYGGARPDWPQGTAIGKTLVSSSMIDRVAQARGRELTEVPVGFKWFVPGLMDGSIAFGGEESAGASFLCRDGSVWSTDKDGIILALLASEIIARTGRSPSQRYAELVTEVGGGQTPAYARIDAPAGREQKDRLKKLSADDISATELAGEPITAVLTEAPGNGAAIGGVKVTTENAWFAARPSGTEDVYKIYAESFRGTEHLAQVQAEAQQVVDAALAQ, encoded by the coding sequence ATGGCACGACACGACCGCGCCGGCACGAGGGCGACCGCGCAGGACCTGATCGACGTGGAGGCCCTGCTGCGGGCATACACCGAGATCGTCCCCGACCCCGACGACATCGACCAGCAGGTCGCCTTCGGGACCTCGGGGCACCGGGGCAGCGCGCTGGACGGCACGTTCAACGAGCAGCACATCCTGGCGACCACGCAGGCGATCTGCGACTACCGGGCGGAGCAGGGCACCGAGGGCCCGCTCTTCCTCGGCAAGGACACGCACGCGCTGTCGGTCCCCGCCTGGCACAGCGCGCTCGAGGTGCTCGTCGCGAACGGCGTGGACGTGTGGACCGAGGGCTCCGAGGACGAGTTCACCCCCACCCCGGCGGTCTCGCGGGCGATCATCGCGCACAACCTGGAGGCCGGGTCGGAGGGCGAGGCGCCGCGACCCGAGGCCGACGGCATCGTCGTCACGCCCTCCCACAACCCGCCCCGGGACGGCGGCTTCAAGTACAACCCGCCGCACGGGGGACCGGCCGACACCGACGCCACCGGCTGGATCGCCGACCGCGCCAACGACCTGCTCCGCGGCGGGCTGGCCGAGCTCCGGCGGGTTCCCGCCGAGGAGGCCCTGGCCGCGGTGCAGGTCTACGACTTCATGGGTGAGTACGTCCGCGCCCTGCCCCGGGTCGTCGACGTGGAGGCCATCCGGGAGGCGGGTGTGCGCATCGGCGCCGACCCGCTCGGCGGGGCGGCCGTGGCCTACTGGCAGGCGATCGCCGACGCGCACGGGCTCGACCTCACCGTGGTCAACCCGGACGTCGACCCCACCTGGTCGTTCATGACGCTGGACTGGGACGGCACGATCCGGATGGACTGCTCTTCCCCCGACGCGATGGCCTCGCTCATCGACATCATGTCCGGCGAGGGCGGTGGCAGCTACGACGTCGCCACCGGCAACGACGCCGACGCCGACCGGCACGGGGTCGTCACCCCCGACGGCGGCCTGCTCAACCCCAACCACTACCTCGCGGTCGCCATCGACTACCTCTACGGCGGCGCCCGGCCGGACTGGCCGCAGGGCACCGCGATCGGCAAGACGCTGGTCAGCTCGTCGATGATCGACCGGGTCGCGCAGGCGCGGGGACGCGAGCTCACCGAGGTCCCGGTCGGGTTCAAGTGGTTCGTCCCCGGGCTCATGGACGGCTCCATCGCCTTCGGCGGCGAGGAGTCGGCCGGCGCCTCCTTCCTCTGCCGCGACGGCTCGGTGTGGTCCACCGACAAGGACGGCATCATCCTGGCGCTGCTCGCCTCGGAGATCATCGCCCGCACCGGCCGCTCCCCTTCGCAGCGGTATGCCGAGCTCGTCACCGAGGTGGGCGGTGGGCAGACGCCGGCCTACGCGCGGATCGACGCCCCCGCGGGCCGGGAGCAGAAGGACCGGCTGAAGAAGCTCTCCGCCGACGACATCAGCGCCACCGAGCTGGCCGGCGAGCCGATCACCGCCGTGCTGACCGAGGCCCCCGGCAACGGGGCCGCGATCGGCGGGGTCAAGGTGACCACCGAGAACGCCTGGTTCGCGGCCCGCCCCTCAGGGACCGAGGACGTCTACAAGATCTACGCCGAGAGCTTCCGCGGGACCGAGCACCTGGCGCAGGTGCAGGCGGAGGCGCAGCAGGTCGTGGACGCGGCGCTGGCTCAGTAG
- a CDS encoding maltokinase N-terminal cap-like domain-containing protein: MATLTPTFEDFLPAWVARQRWYRGKRAGAPALRRVSSIRWQDPFGEVGIDDHLLVDESGPEPVVYQVPLTYRAEAVPFLEHALVATAEHSELGTRYIYDATHDPVFADVLLREMYAEHEVPAARARRLAPEGPVPALASSRVLTGEQSNTSIIVDMHGEDLPVIIKLFRVLAEGDNPDVSVQTAVSRGGSRQVPDPVGSIEGRWVAPGGGEAHGHLAFAQEFLPGTEDAWRRALVAAGADRDFTESARSLGAATAAVHAVLRDAFGTRPAADRRSTLVAQMRTRAEQAFRDAPELSAYREPVLGVYAELESSDLPDLQRIHGDYHLGQVLDAPDRGWVLLDFEGEPLRPLAERTEPDLALRDVAGMLRSFDYAAASAAASGAGDRGAWATAARESFLDGYATGSGEDRREELTALLAALELDKALYEVSYEAQNRPDWVAIPVAAVRRLLGEPAADGRHRGAPTVPASPRGCGGRGSPHHRRDRRRSCSRHRHRPRRRCDEGDPREHERHAPCPHLGCHRRGHVRAGHPLCPARVGRTGCPLRAGRHRRRLRRLAHRGRAARRSALPPADRRPARGQRLRPGVGLGPGRERRLPARPHPPARGHGHRDGAPRPADR, translated from the coding sequence ATGGCCACGCTGACGCCGACGTTCGAGGACTTCCTGCCCGCCTGGGTGGCCCGGCAGCGGTGGTACCGCGGCAAGCGCGCCGGTGCGCCGGCGCTGCGGCGCGTGTCGAGCATCCGCTGGCAGGACCCGTTCGGCGAGGTGGGCATCGACGACCACCTCCTCGTCGACGAGTCCGGTCCCGAGCCCGTCGTCTACCAGGTGCCCCTCACCTACCGCGCCGAGGCGGTGCCCTTCCTCGAGCACGCGCTCGTCGCGACGGCCGAGCACAGCGAGCTCGGGACGCGCTACATCTACGACGCGACCCACGACCCGGTCTTCGCCGACGTGCTGCTGCGCGAGATGTATGCCGAGCACGAGGTCCCCGCCGCGCGCGCGAGACGCCTCGCGCCGGAGGGTCCCGTCCCGGCGCTGGCGAGCTCCCGGGTGCTCACCGGCGAGCAGTCCAACACCTCGATCATCGTCGACATGCACGGCGAGGACCTGCCGGTCATCATCAAGCTGTTCCGGGTGCTCGCCGAGGGGGACAACCCGGACGTGTCCGTCCAGACCGCGGTGAGCCGTGGCGGGTCGCGACAGGTGCCCGACCCGGTCGGCTCGATCGAGGGTCGCTGGGTCGCTCCCGGCGGTGGCGAGGCGCACGGCCACCTCGCCTTCGCCCAAGAGTTCCTGCCCGGCACCGAGGACGCCTGGCGCCGTGCGCTCGTCGCCGCCGGGGCGGACCGGGACTTCACCGAGAGTGCCCGCTCGCTGGGCGCCGCCACGGCCGCCGTGCACGCGGTGCTGCGGGACGCCTTCGGCACCCGGCCCGCCGCGGACCGCCGCTCCACCCTGGTCGCGCAGATGCGGACCCGCGCCGAGCAGGCCTTCCGGGACGCGCCGGAGCTCTCGGCCTACCGCGAGCCGGTGCTCGGGGTGTATGCCGAGCTCGAGTCCTCCGACCTGCCCGACCTGCAGCGGATCCACGGCGACTACCACCTCGGTCAGGTGCTCGACGCCCCCGACCGCGGCTGGGTGCTGCTGGACTTCGAGGGCGAGCCGCTGCGCCCGCTCGCCGAGCGCACCGAGCCCGACCTCGCGCTGCGCGACGTGGCGGGCATGCTGCGCTCCTTCGACTACGCCGCCGCCTCCGCCGCTGCCTCGGGGGCGGGGGACCGCGGCGCGTGGGCCACCGCCGCCCGCGAGTCCTTCCTCGACGGCTACGCCACCGGTTCCGGGGAGGACCGCCGCGAGGAGCTCACTGCGCTGCTGGCCGCGCTGGAGCTGGACAAGGCGCTGTACGAGGTCAGCTACGAGGCGCAGAACCGGCCCGACTGGGTCGCCATCCCGGTCGCCGCGGTGCGCCGGCTCCTCGGTGAGCCGGCCGCGGACGGGCGCCACCGCGGTGCCCCCACCGTGCCCGCCTCACCGCGCGGCTGCGGCGGCCGCGGCAGCCCCCACCACCGACGCGACCGCCGGCGCAGCTGCAGCAGGCACCGCCACCGTCCCCGCCGACGGTGCGACGAAGGAGACCCCCGTGAGCACGAACGACACGCCCCCTGCCCCCACCTCGGGTGTCACCGACGAGGCCACGTCCGGGCCGGACACCCCCTCTGCCCGGCCCGAGTCGGACGCACAGGATGTCCGCTCCGAGCAGGACGGCACCGGCGACGACTACGGCGCCTCGCTCATCGAGGTCGAGCGGCACGACGGTCCGCTCTCCCACCCGCCGACCGGCGACCGGCGCGCGGCCAGCGGCTCCGCCCCGGCGTCGGCCTCGGGCCGGGGCGCGAGCGGCGGCTACCCGCACGCCCCCATCCCCCCGCCCGAGGACATGGTCATCGAGACGGTGCCCCCCGGCCGGCGGACCGGTGA
- a CDS encoding maltotransferase domain-containing protein, protein MTEHSTTTAQSRPDAQASASPGIDRSALATCGQEPLGRIPVLDVEPVVDGGRRPTKAVTGEVFTVTATVFREGHDAVNATVVLVDPDGGEHHVPMTCANPGLSHWQAQVYADREGVWQFRVEGWSDPYATWEHDGTIKVEAGVDVELMLEEGARVLERSLDADEHTEGDREVLEHAADTLRRGALPVAERLHAGTSPEVEAVLARTPLRELVSPSPSYTLLVERPLALTGAWYEIFPRSEGATQDPDTGLWTSGTFGTAQERLPAIADMGFDVVYLTPVHPIGSTNKKGKNNTLDADEHDPGSPYAIGAAEGGHDALHPDLGDFDDFDAFVARAEELGLEVAMDIALQASPDHPWATSHPEFFQIRADGSIAYAENPPKKYQDIYPVFFDNTPDEVYAEIRRVVQVWIDHGVRIFRVDNPHTKPVNFWQWLIADVAQDHPEVIWLAEAFTKPMMMRTLAKVGFQQSYTYYAWRSTAAELRDYVTELATETAPYMRPSFWPTTHDILTPYMSNGGVTAHLVRSALAATLVPTYGIYAGFEHVEDVPRPGAEEHVDNEKYEYKNRRWDEPADGRPDLSGWLTMLNRIRREHPSLHWLRNVTFHQAEDENLLVFSKHGGGAADGSAHDTVLVVANLDPYTVRGSRLHLDLPALGLSWGDHFRAHDLVTGATWEWDDAPYVELGPGYGHEPVHIIHVTTV, encoded by the coding sequence GTGACCGAGCACTCGACCACGACCGCCCAGTCCCGTCCCGACGCCCAGGCGTCCGCCTCCCCCGGCATCGACCGCTCCGCCCTGGCCACGTGCGGCCAGGAGCCGCTCGGCCGCATCCCGGTCCTCGACGTCGAGCCGGTCGTGGATGGCGGGCGGCGTCCGACCAAGGCCGTCACCGGTGAGGTCTTCACCGTCACCGCGACCGTCTTCCGCGAGGGGCACGACGCCGTCAACGCCACCGTGGTCCTCGTCGACCCCGACGGCGGCGAGCACCACGTGCCGATGACCTGCGCCAACCCGGGGCTCTCGCACTGGCAGGCGCAGGTGTATGCCGACCGCGAGGGCGTGTGGCAGTTCCGGGTCGAGGGCTGGTCCGACCCCTACGCCACCTGGGAGCACGACGGCACGATCAAGGTCGAGGCGGGCGTGGACGTCGAGCTCATGCTCGAGGAGGGGGCGCGGGTCCTGGAGCGCTCGCTGGACGCCGACGAGCACACCGAGGGGGACCGCGAGGTGCTCGAGCACGCGGCCGACACCCTGCGCCGCGGCGCGTTACCCGTGGCAGAGCGGCTGCACGCCGGCACCTCCCCCGAGGTCGAGGCCGTGCTCGCCCGCACGCCGCTGCGCGAGCTGGTCAGTCCCTCCCCGTCCTACACCCTCCTCGTGGAGCGTCCGCTCGCCCTGACCGGCGCGTGGTACGAGATCTTCCCCCGCTCCGAGGGCGCCACCCAGGACCCGGACACCGGGCTGTGGACCAGCGGCACCTTCGGGACCGCCCAGGAGCGGCTGCCGGCGATCGCCGACATGGGCTTCGACGTCGTCTACCTCACGCCGGTGCACCCGATCGGCTCGACGAACAAGAAGGGCAAGAACAACACCCTCGACGCCGACGAGCACGACCCCGGCTCGCCCTACGCCATCGGCGCCGCCGAGGGGGGCCACGACGCGCTGCACCCCGACCTGGGCGACTTCGACGACTTCGACGCCTTCGTCGCCCGTGCCGAGGAGCTCGGGCTCGAGGTCGCGATGGACATCGCGCTGCAGGCCTCCCCCGACCACCCGTGGGCCACCAGCCACCCGGAGTTCTTCCAGATCCGAGCGGACGGCTCGATCGCCTACGCGGAGAACCCGCCCAAGAAGTACCAGGACATCTACCCCGTCTTCTTCGACAACACCCCGGACGAGGTGTATGCCGAGATCCGGCGCGTCGTGCAGGTGTGGATCGACCACGGCGTGCGGATCTTCCGGGTCGACAACCCGCATACCAAGCCGGTCAACTTCTGGCAGTGGCTCATCGCCGATGTCGCCCAGGACCACCCGGAGGTCATCTGGTTGGCCGAGGCCTTCACCAAGCCGATGATGATGCGCACCCTGGCCAAGGTGGGCTTCCAGCAGTCCTACACCTACTACGCCTGGCGCAGCACCGCCGCCGAGCTGCGTGACTACGTGACCGAGCTGGCGACCGAGACCGCGCCCTACATGCGCCCCTCGTTCTGGCCGACGACGCACGACATCCTCACGCCCTACATGAGCAACGGCGGGGTGACCGCCCACCTCGTCCGCTCCGCGCTGGCCGCCACGCTGGTGCCGACCTACGGCATCTACGCCGGCTTCGAGCACGTCGAGGACGTCCCGCGCCCCGGTGCCGAGGAGCACGTCGACAACGAGAAGTACGAGTACAAGAACCGTCGCTGGGACGAGCCCGCCGACGGCCGCCCGGACCTGTCCGGCTGGCTGACGATGCTCAACCGGATCCGGCGCGAGCACCCGAGCCTGCACTGGCTGCGCAACGTCACCTTCCACCAGGCCGAGGACGAGAACCTGCTGGTCTTCTCCAAGCACGGCGGTGGTGCCGCGGACGGCTCGGCACACGACACGGTCCTCGTCGTCGCCAACCTCGACCCCTACACCGTCCGCGGCTCCCGGCTGCACCTCGACCTGCCCGCGCTCGGGCTGAGCTGGGGCGACCACTTCCGCGCCCACGACCTGGTCACCGGCGCGACGTGGGAGTGGGACGACGCGCCCTACGTCGAGCTCGGCCCGGGCTACGGGCACGAGCCGGTGCACATCATCCACGTGACGACGGTCTGA
- a CDS encoding glycosyltransferase family 2 protein gives MSVSRSTTGPDPGDDAGVAVSVVVPVHDAMPYLVGLLRSLAEQDLDADAYEVILVDDGSTDEGPRVLDAWAADRPQARVVHQENSGWPGAPRNRGLELARGRYVFFADADDELGPEALRRMVEFADEQGSDVLVPRSVGVGRFVPYLFRVTRVDADLERVFHTLTPQKLFRRSLLEREQIRFPEEKVRLEDGMMLARAYLLADRVSFLGGEVVYHLISRDDGQNISVQDFDPDGYTWSIGEVARLIRENDPDPGRADRVVLDLYRRTCLKFYQPARWSTMPRARREKFLAAHRRFMDVHIPPALEDQLAEPFRTRSRLVRAGDAAGLDLEARESRDRALVAALVASATWRRLGGLRLSVEVHGARAGDEHRPLHLVLRRRGGDVVETLDLGSPGRVERPEGRPCVSVFDVSVPTAALSAGAGTTLDLYIQVEGRRTGRAWRHRWCRCSRRPAPGTGSTAPCRTTSASSAAPADPGRGAGPRPSRYVGSMSDPTSLPNFPPPPQEHPLTGRVLDALQDLQMSPNLDKAGDVSFEVQNQKLFVKVIEGEQFDIMRVFGQWQIASSVPDEMLTRLNGCNDVTLGVNLVKAGIASGNLVLAVEQIIARAEQPKPKVQIATGLLLQALQLWHRNVVAKAQAEQGLEPELPEGAPEGTEVGPWLSVGPQGRSGGGQGTPGGGGVGEDTPDASGEGSPRDDA, from the coding sequence GTGAGCGTCAGCAGGTCGACCACGGGTCCGGACCCGGGCGACGACGCGGGTGTGGCGGTGTCCGTCGTCGTCCCCGTCCACGACGCCATGCCGTATCTCGTGGGGCTGCTGCGCTCGCTGGCCGAGCAGGACCTCGACGCCGACGCCTACGAGGTGATCCTCGTGGACGACGGCTCCACCGACGAGGGGCCGCGCGTCCTCGACGCCTGGGCCGCGGACCGACCTCAGGCACGCGTGGTGCACCAGGAGAACAGCGGGTGGCCCGGTGCCCCGCGCAACCGCGGCCTGGAGCTCGCGCGCGGCCGCTACGTCTTCTTCGCCGACGCCGACGACGAGCTCGGTCCGGAGGCGCTGCGCCGCATGGTGGAGTTCGCCGACGAGCAAGGCAGCGACGTCCTCGTCCCGCGCTCGGTCGGCGTGGGGCGGTTCGTCCCCTACCTGTTTCGCGTGACCCGCGTCGACGCCGACCTGGAGCGCGTCTTCCACACCCTGACCCCGCAGAAGCTGTTCCGCCGCAGCCTCCTGGAACGGGAGCAGATCCGCTTCCCGGAGGAGAAGGTGCGGCTCGAGGACGGCATGATGCTGGCTCGGGCCTACCTGCTCGCCGACCGTGTCTCCTTCCTGGGCGGTGAGGTCGTCTACCACCTGATCTCGCGCGACGACGGGCAGAACATCAGCGTCCAGGACTTCGACCCCGACGGCTACACCTGGTCGATCGGTGAGGTCGCCCGGCTGATCCGGGAGAACGATCCCGACCCGGGGCGGGCCGACCGGGTCGTGCTCGACCTGTACCGGCGCACGTGCCTGAAGTTCTACCAGCCCGCGCGGTGGTCGACGATGCCGAGGGCGCGCCGGGAGAAGTTCCTGGCCGCGCACCGCCGGTTCATGGACGTCCACATCCCGCCGGCCCTCGAGGACCAGCTGGCCGAGCCCTTCCGCACCCGCTCGCGACTGGTGCGCGCAGGCGATGCCGCCGGCCTGGACCTCGAGGCCCGGGAGAGCCGGGACCGTGCCCTCGTGGCGGCGCTCGTGGCCTCGGCGACGTGGCGGCGACTCGGAGGCCTGCGCCTGTCCGTGGAGGTCCACGGTGCACGGGCCGGGGATGAGCACCGGCCGCTCCACCTGGTCCTGCGTCGACGAGGGGGGGACGTCGTGGAGACCCTCGACCTCGGTTCGCCCGGCCGTGTCGAGCGGCCCGAGGGGCGGCCGTGCGTCTCCGTCTTCGACGTGAGCGTCCCGACGGCCGCGCTCTCCGCCGGGGCCGGGACCACGCTGGACCTCTACATCCAGGTCGAGGGGAGAAGGACCGGACGCGCCTGGCGGCACCGTTGGTGTCGGTGCTCCCGCCGGCCCGCTCCGGGAACCGGGTCTACAGCACCGTGCAGAACAACCTCAGCATCGAGTGCGGCGCCGGCTGACCCGGGTCGGGGCGCTGGGCCGCGGCCGAGCCGTTACGTTGGATCCATGAGTGATCCGACCTCGCTGCCCAACTTCCCGCCCCCGCCGCAGGAGCACCCGCTGACCGGGCGGGTCCTCGACGCGCTGCAGGACCTGCAGATGTCGCCCAACCTCGACAAGGCCGGTGACGTCTCCTTCGAGGTGCAGAACCAGAAGCTCTTCGTCAAGGTCATCGAGGGCGAGCAGTTCGACATCATGCGCGTCTTCGGCCAGTGGCAGATCGCGAGCAGCGTCCCCGACGAGATGCTCACCCGGCTCAACGGCTGCAACGACGTGACGCTCGGCGTCAACCTGGTCAAGGCCGGGATCGCCTCCGGCAACCTGGTGCTCGCGGTCGAGCAGATCATCGCCCGCGCCGAGCAGCCCAAGCCCAAGGTGCAGATCGCGACCGGCCTGCTGCTGCAGGCGCTGCAGCTGTGGCACCGCAACGTCGTCGCCAAGGCGCAGGCCGAGCAGGGCCTGGAGCCCGAGCTGCCCGAGGGCGCCCCGGAGGGCAC